Genomic segment of Anguilla rostrata isolate EN2019 chromosome 13, ASM1855537v3, whole genome shotgun sequence:
GCGGGGCCTCCAGGGGCCCCCAAGGGCCCCCAAAGGGGCCTCCCTCCTCCACGTCATTTTCCCCCGAATGCTACCTTTGAAACGAACGTTTGACCATTTAATGCTgttttcttatatatatatatatatgtgtgtgtgtaaaaaccTTCTGCTTCTGTTGATTTAAACGTTTTGAGCCGATTCGCTTACGTACTCCTGTTCCTCTTTCGCGGTCTTTGTTTTGggataaattttttttttttttttgcgtttgcTGAGAGGAAACGGACGAGCCGTCCGTCTTAAGGTGCGGGGAACGTGGCTCCGTTCTCGTGGGACGGTCCCCTCTCCGCCGAGCTGGCTgttaatgaataattcattagTCTTAATTAGTGGTTAACTGCGGGGTCTGAAACACTAGACGGTGGCATTCGGGGGACGGCTGTAACggccttgttttatttgcatgtttaatCACCGaacatatttgtatgtgtacCATAGACGCCATAGACCGACTCTCCCATCCAGGTGGAGTGTGGGGTTTCCCCACCCATATTTAAAGCTGTCCTCAGTTCTGCGTAACTGATCAGTCATGTATGTAACTAAATAACATGTAGCTAGATGACGCATACttagcaatatatatatatgtatgtacgaCCCGAATCTGTGCCTACAAGGCAGACACGCAGGTGCCTTCTTGCGATTGCACTGAATAATCGTCCGTGGCGTTCAAAGCCCTCGGTATCCGTGCAGAGTGCGTTCGAGGGCACCGACTAATCACCGCGATGCAGCAAACCTGGCTCCCTGCGGCTGGAGTCGGCTTCTCTTCCAAACGCGCTcgcctctgattggtcagcggGCCCCGTGCCACGTGTCCAGGCCAATCGCTGACGGGGCGCGAATAATGCAGGAAGACTGAAGCCACACGCCCCACCCTAAGaatcacacacagctgggaCGGTGGGCGTTGGCTTCGTCGGTATCCTGAGTCTTAAGATTAAATGCAGGTgccagggaagggggggggggggggcaggatggcAGAGGCGCGGTTGTACTATGGAAGTTTGGGAGGCGCGACCTCCAGCGCCGCAAGAGCAGGACCCCGCCCATCGCttgcagcagccaatcacgctGCGCCAGTCAGCAGGCTGCTGTTCagggcccctccctctctccggcAGCCTGCATTGCTGTTAATGTGTACATACACAGAGATGTTTATATGATTAAATAAAGATGGCTATTTCCATACTGTTCGGCCTGCGTGTCCTCATTCCCGAGTCTCAGCCGATTGGCTGAACGAGGTGACAAAGTCAGTAAGGACCAATCGCACCAGAGTGATTTATAGTAAATACAGACAACTGCGTATTTTCGTCTTTTATTTCATagatgtggaaaaaacaaaaccaattaAATGCCCATTACACTATCACTGGGAAAGTGTCAGACCTGGTTACAGATTAATCTTGGCCTGGCGGTATGAATTTAAGACAACAGAAGGGTATTTTATACCATAAATCTTAATGTGCAAATATAGCCTGCTGCAGTACACATGGATATGTGACTGTTGTATAAATAACATTGTATTCAGGATAGGCGATGATGAACTTGTTTGAACAGTCTTATTTCACGATGTCTTCATGTTGCAAGTAAGGATTACAGTGTTCAGCTCTTGGACTCAAGTTGATCAGATCACTCTTGTTCTCATTTATTACAGTTCAGattaaaaatgctgaatttgtTTCCTTATCAGGAAGGAAAAGAATTGTACAGTATCCACAGTTTACCATGcccagtctcacacacacgcactccacaGCCAAACCCACTCATaattcaccccccctcccccccaaactgaAAAACGCTAAAGTAATTCATTGTTTGCATAGAGCACTAAAGACTGAGTTAGGTTTGCTTCCTATCCATTTTAACCCtttgtttggaatgttttttacCCAaaattctagaactccattgattTCAATTACCAccggtgattgttacatcagcattagaatgttaagtgaagaacattctaatcacatatttgtggtctttccccttaaagggttaactaGGGTTCCCTCTTTACACTGCTTTGGATAGGTGAGCATCACAGAGGTCCGCCTCCGACGAAACTCAGTACTCTGTCCTTTATCTCAGACCATCACAAGTTCATTGTACTACACAGCTTAAGATTATAAGGCCATAgttttataaaatacaacaaaaaaaggtttattaaaatgtatagtTTCAAGTTCAGAGCCCTCTGTCGTGAGATGATATTCCCCTCCCCACTGTACAAAAGCTAtagcaatgcaaaaatgtaccAGTTTTTGATTTAAAAGACACACGTCAACCCTTACAgcataaaacatacaaaagaaaaatgtacaaaaacattttcttcttccCACAAACTTGGAAATGTggcaaatatggaaaaaaaggtACAGTAAGGAGCATAGTTTCCTTCTGTTCAGGATTCTGGGAAAGAAGGGATTAAAATTGTTCTTGGTTCTCTGGAGTGTGGCAGTTTTTTCAATGGACAGATTAAAACAAACACGAAACGTTTGCGccgaaacaaaaacaagctgtCTCGCTCTTGTGGGtgagctcggggggggggggttgagagccagagaaggggtgggggggggtggaggtggaggtggacgGACTTTGCAGCAGTTGCTcagaaaaaagaattaaaatcaCAAGTTGTGAGAAATTGGAAAAGGTGGGGAGGCAAATCTCGAAAACTGTCTGACTGGCAATTTTAtggaatgtgttattttttgcGGAGGAAATATGCGCCCGGAGAAGTTATGGAATCTGGATAAGGTGCCGCTTCAGCCCTCCtagtcttcctcctcctcctcgtcctcttcaTCGTAGTAGCGGTTCCTCTTGATCATCTCCTCCACGGACAGCTCCCCGCCCTCgtcctccgcctccgcctcctccccgtCCCAGAAGCCCACGTCCTGGGACGTCCTGTTCTGCTTGCTCGCcggcgggggggagggtgaaGCCGGGTCGTCCGGGGACGCCTCCTGCGGCTTTGGGGAGGGCgcctgttcctcctcctccgcttctGCCTCCTCCTTTTCACCGGCTGTTTCTTTGGCCCCCTGTGGGGAGGAGGCACCTTCATCCTGTGTGCTACCGctctcctcttcatcttcaGAGGCAGTCTCTCCGTTCACGATGCTGTCTCTGGGCGTGGtcacttcctctctgtgtggctCAGGCTTCGCTtttggctctggctctggctctggcttcGCCtttggctgtggctgtggctccTCCTCCGGCTCGGGCTCTTTGGTGTGGGGCCTGGGGGCCGAGCGCACTGCCTCTAGCGAGCCCCTCCTCTCCAGCAGCCCCCTGATTGGGCGGCGTGGctctctgggggcggggccgagggcgGGGGCAGGGCAGACGGCCAGCGAGAAGGGGCGGCTGCGCTCCTTCAGGGAGGCGCTCCTGCGGAGGTTCTTGAGCTCCGAGCGTTCCGAGCTCTGGCCCGAGGGGACCGCCCCGTCATCCTCCGGGGGCCACTTGGCCCGGAAGGGCCTCGCGGGGCCCCCCTCGGTGGAGGAGGCCCCGGGGCCCCGTTCTGAGGGCGGCGGCCAGGCGATTCTCAGCCGCCGGGTCTCGGCCGGCTTCTCGGACGGCTTCTCGGCCGGGGGGACGAAGCTGTGCGCCCGCGTCTCCAGGTCGGCCGCCAGGACGTTGACCTTAGCGATGGGAGAGTCCTCCACGTTGGGGCTCGGCACCTTGGCTTCAGGGGCCGCTgcggtggcgggggcggggcggatgGGGGCCGCCGCTgcggtggcgggggcgggggccagGCGGACGGGGGCCGGGCTGACTGCGGCCGGGCTGACTGCGGGGggctctccctcccgctcctcctcttcgtcctcctccACCCGGGGCGACCACAGCTCCTTGTGCGGCCGGTGGCCAAAGCCTTCGTCATAGTTGCCCTTGGCCTTGAACAGCTGGTTGAAGTGCGGCTTGCAGTACACATGGCCGTGCAGAGAAGCGAAGTTCCCCAGGCTGGCCAGCAGAGGGAGACAAAATATTGAGAATACAAAGTCGTTGAAtgttggaaaaaatgttaatggGTTGTTAATCATTTCCCCTGTTCACCCTACAGGGTGTTTTTGTTATGCAGCAATTGTTCAATTGCAGCATCTGATTACAAACAgctgtgcgagtgtgagtggcGTAGGAGCTGGGGGTGTGGCCTTACCTCAGATAGGTGTTGCAGTGGCAGCAGCGGAAGCAGGATTTGTGAAAGACCTGCTGATTGGCCATCAGGCGCTCCAGGGGGTACACTCTCTTCTGACATGCCACGCAGGTCTCCTGCACCGGCAGACCGAACTtctaaacacgcacacacacacagacaaaacacaaaacgtGGTTAGTAGGAGCAcaactttaaaaatgcaatccaGACATGCCGCGTTGTTACGTAACTTGAACGTACTACGAATCTGACAGGGAAATAATCCCAGCCAGTTATGGCGCGTTCCCTTCTGGCGCGCTAACGTTAGCGGAGACTCCGACGAGCGAGCGCGTGGGTCGGCCGCGCAGCAGCACTCACCCTCGCGGCCTTGGGCTGGGCGCTGTCCGGGGACGCGGCGCTGCCGGCGTGGGCGGCCGGAGTCTCGGCGGGGCCCTCTGAGATCGGGGACAGGCCTGTGGAGAGCGTGAAACGGCCCGCTTTTAGATTCACGCCTCTGACAAAGGGAGCATCTCATCTGCACATGCACGAGCCTTCCAGCCCATTCACTTTTTTTGGAGAACGACGCTGTAGAGAGTGGTAGTCCTACAAGGAAGGGCATCCTTGATCACGGCCAGCTGTGTTGCCCTCTTCTGTGAACTCTCAAAGGTAATATTTAGTGATGTCTGAGACCAAACATGAGGCCTACTACTGTGCAATACATTGCAGAGAGAGTATGTGGGATCTGTTTTTTCTCGCCAACTCCACAAACAGACGTCCTTTCAAACACATAGGCATGAGCCCACCGTACTAACCTGGTAAACAATTCCACAAGTGCAGTAACATCACTCTGACACAAGAGGGAGCCCTTAACCATTAACAAAAGGCTTGTACTGAAATGGAGGATGAGAGAGAATACCAAGTACTGAAGTCGAACAAATGCATACTCCACTTCAACCAGAATGTCTTAACCCCCTTCAAGATGATTTATTTAACTGCCACTCTCTCACTTAATTGTAAAAAAGCACAACTAAGTTTTCCTGAGACTGCTTCATGTTAGGGGGCTATCCAATGACCATTTCTTAGTTGAAGGGCTTTTCAGGTTTTGCCTGCAAATCATATACACCCTACCAAAACTGCTATGTTGTCAGAGTCAGCTGTTAATGCAACAGTACACTCTGGGTACAGGGGGTTAACTTACAGCACCTCCATTGttgtgaatatatttgaatatgtggTAACGTGATATTGACTCACTTTTAACGACTCTCCGATATGAACCAATGAGAACCGTGCACTGGCGAGCGTAGATTTTGAATATGAACTGGCATCTGTGAGCATGCGATAGCCTATGAGAATCCAACAtcctcactccacacacactccatacaccAGCAGTGAACTGGAACGTTCCTTCCATCCTGTGGTTCAGGTGATCCTTGCATTGCTACCCATTGAAGTTGTGTGCCTTCCTGCTCAAATGCCcatcataaatattaatgatggGCCAACCAATCAGATCACTTGGAGCCTCAACAATGGCAGAGACGCATTTTGACGTCAGGAACACGGCGCTGTACATCTGGTTTGTATGTAGGCAATCTGTGCCTCACTGTCCCATCAGCAGTGGGAATAATATGATGTTTATTTCCTGACTCACCATTGCTGTCTGTGGTGGAGCCCTTCCTACTGCCGGATGCAGCATTCTGTGAACAGGGAACAAAGGGTTAAGGCCTGTTCCCAAGGGCAACAATGACTATAATGAAAACTAACAAAGCGTACACTGTATCGTTCCCCAGCCTCCACACCAAGGAAACTAACAGCTGTAAACACCTGGCAgcaaacgcacacgcagacacacattctGTGGGTACAGGCAGCGCACAGTGCAGTCAGAATGTACTTTCTCTTTggagatttgttttttaaaaatgcactgagAACAATGGCTATCGTTACCGTCCCAGAGCATTTCCGTAGTTGCGTTGCTATAGAATAGGCACTTTCCTTCATGTAAATGGGAAAGATCTCCATGATTTCACAGTCATTATCAGAGATATTAGTCGTGGGGCAAATTAGCAGGTGGGTGGCCATGACACTGATGGCCCACTGGCGTCTGCACAAACATCTCTCTTCCATCCAATTAAGTCCAACAAACACATTTGTCTAATTAACTGACATGCTGGACCGTGTGCTTGAGAACTTCTCTTCACCTACGCTCTTCTCCTGTCCAATTAAATTTGTCCCTTGGGGGAGCCGGTGGACTGGCGCGTACTCACCCCGGCCGGGCTGACGGGCGGCACGTTCTCCTTCTGGTCCACGCGGGGGGCgctccgctcctcctccagctgctccgCCTGCCAGGAGGGAATTCGATTGGTCAGCGCGTCCAGCGCGTAGATTCGTTCTGTCTGTACAATGTGCCCCATTCTCACCAGCTACTCTACACAGCTCCCAACCCAGGCCCTGTTGCTCTCCTCGcctattttgattattttagtGCCCGCTGGTCTCCCTGCTCGCGCCCCCGAACCCCCTGCCGCTAACGCAGAACGCAGCCGCGCGACTTGCCTACGACCCTCCCGAGCTCCTGTCACACCCTTCTCCTCATCCCACTTCACTGGCCGCCTGTTGCAGCTCGCAACCGCGTTTAAAAACGGCGGTACTTTCCGACAGACCAGCGAATGGGACGGCTCCACCATGCCGCCAATCAGTGTTCAGACCGCACCTCTCCCAGTCACAACGGCGGCAGCGCAGGCAGGCACTGCGATTCACAGATAAGTGCTACCAGTATCAGGGATTTGGGATGAACTTCCCAAAGTGGTAAGGACAGCCAAACCATCAGCTGCGTCGTCTTCCGATGCAGACAGAAGACCCCCTCGTCCGCTGGTTCTTGGTCCCCCCCCTTCCATCCCTACCCTGCAGCGCTCCCAACTTTCGTACTAACTCAGGTTATGGCATTTACTATTTTTATGGTTACAGgttatatttttatagttttgtgtttctttgtagTTTTTATGCATTGAGAATCTGTACTGTTGTTCCTGCTCAGCAAAGTTAATTTGCAGTAGCTTTGTCTTTACCCGCTAGTCTGGGAATCTGGGTAACATTATATGCTAAAGgagtgtaatgtaaatgtaaatgttatgtcaGCAAACCCTGAGGCTGTGTGCGTCAGACCCTGCGCACTCGAAGAATGTTCTAGAAAGAATTCTTTCGCAAGGTGTGAGAAACaggatttttaatgattttttttt
This window contains:
- the LOC135238164 gene encoding LIM domain and actin-binding protein 1-like isoform X1, encoding MEASPFSRRQWASQSLRITAKEMSLVSTRGRGNAIAERFSKYQRAAEEASADKKKATVDTLPPLRSGNLSVLKKRWEQPLSQTRPAAPPTAPPRARLTPPQPPSSSRPAPRAAPSPSAEPPLSAKSPGTPGSGSRFVYPAEGAREPEAMERAQRKTAGAEEEAKSTALPVSPREKPSVPLTSLKRMFEKGEATHKVSREPGRLERNSTSEDEDLRPGDRGVPDRSSTLDRVREVTSVRDRLAKYQAAVSKKDPSPAVHNAEQLEEERSAPRVDQKENVPPVSPAGNAASGSRKGSTTDSNGLSPISEGPAETPAAHAGSAASPDSAQPKAARKFGLPVQETCVACQKRVYPLERLMANQQVFHKSCFRCCHCNTYLSLGNFASLHGHVYCKPHFNQLFKAKGNYDEGFGHRPHKELWSPRVEEDEEEEREGEPPAVSPAAVSPAPVRLAPAPATAAAAPIRPAPATAAAPEAKVPSPNVEDSPIAKVNVLAADLETRAHSFVPPAEKPSEKPAETRRLRIAWPPPSERGPGASSTEGGPARPFRAKWPPEDDGAVPSGQSSERSELKNLRRSASLKERSRPFSLAVCPAPALGPAPREPRRPIRGLLERRGSLEAVRSAPRPHTKEPEPEEEPQPQPKAKPEPEPEPKAKPEPHREEVTTPRDSIVNGETASEDEEESGSTQDEGASSPQGAKETAGEKEEAEAEEEEQAPSPKPQEASPDDPASPSPPPASKQNRTSQDVGFWDGEEAEAEDEGGELSVEEMIKRNRYYDEEDEEEEED
- the LOC135238164 gene encoding LIM domain and actin-binding protein 1-like isoform X2 — encoded protein: MEASPFSRRQWASQSLRITAKEMSLVSTRGRGNAIAERFSKYQRAAEEASADKKKATVDTLPPLRSGNLSVLKKRWEQPLSQTRPAAPPTAPPRARLTPPQPPSSSRPAPRAAPSPSAEPPLSAKSPGTPGSGSRFVYPAEGAREPEAMERAQRKTAGAEEEAKSTALPVSPREKPSVPLTSLKRMFEKGEATHKAEQLEEERSAPRVDQKENVPPVSPAGNAASGSRKGSTTDSNGLSPISEGPAETPAAHAGSAASPDSAQPKAARKFGLPVQETCVACQKRVYPLERLMANQQVFHKSCFRCCHCNTYLSLGNFASLHGHVYCKPHFNQLFKAKGNYDEGFGHRPHKELWSPRVEEDEEEEREGEPPAVSPAAVSPAPVRLAPAPATAAAAPIRPAPATAAAPEAKVPSPNVEDSPIAKVNVLAADLETRAHSFVPPAEKPSEKPAETRRLRIAWPPPSERGPGASSTEGGPARPFRAKWPPEDDGAVPSGQSSERSELKNLRRSASLKERSRPFSLAVCPAPALGPAPREPRRPIRGLLERRGSLEAVRSAPRPHTKEPEPEEEPQPQPKAKPEPEPEPKAKPEPHREEVTTPRDSIVNGETASEDEEESGSTQDEGASSPQGAKETAGEKEEAEAEEEEQAPSPKPQEASPDDPASPSPPPASKQNRTSQDVGFWDGEEAEAEDEGGELSVEEMIKRNRYYDEEDEEEEED
- the LOC135238164 gene encoding LIM domain and actin-binding protein 1-like isoform X3 translates to MERAQRKTAGAEEEAKSTALPVSPREKPSVPLTSLKRMFEKGEATHKVSREPGRLERNSTSEDEDLRPGDRGVPDRSSTLDRVREVTSVRDRLAKYQAAVSKKDPSPAVHNAEQLEEERSAPRVDQKENVPPVSPAGNAASGSRKGSTTDSNGLSPISEGPAETPAAHAGSAASPDSAQPKAARKFGLPVQETCVACQKRVYPLERLMANQQVFHKSCFRCCHCNTYLSLGNFASLHGHVYCKPHFNQLFKAKGNYDEGFGHRPHKELWSPRVEEDEEEEREGEPPAVSPAAVSPAPVRLAPAPATAAAAPIRPAPATAAAPEAKVPSPNVEDSPIAKVNVLAADLETRAHSFVPPAEKPSEKPAETRRLRIAWPPPSERGPGASSTEGGPARPFRAKWPPEDDGAVPSGQSSERSELKNLRRSASLKERSRPFSLAVCPAPALGPAPREPRRPIRGLLERRGSLEAVRSAPRPHTKEPEPEEEPQPQPKAKPEPEPEPKAKPEPHREEVTTPRDSIVNGETASEDEEESGSTQDEGASSPQGAKETAGEKEEAEAEEEEQAPSPKPQEASPDDPASPSPPPASKQNRTSQDVGFWDGEEAEAEDEGGELSVEEMIKRNRYYDEEDEEEEED